A single genomic interval of Bradyrhizobium sp. AZCC 1693 harbors:
- a CDS encoding TetR/AcrR family transcriptional regulator, whose protein sequence is MKKEATKNVRKSAPKPANRRAGETASAAPALPRPTSNRAERAAERRGAIIEAAMDEFIARGFAATRLDDVARRAGVAKGTIYLHFKDKESMFEELIRTAIVPMITRLWGTPPQPGASVRDMVEAFAKTFIEEVATTRRGDLVRLIVAEGPRFPEVADFYYREVVSRGLAGMRALIELGIARGEIKQKNLARFPQIMVAPALIAVIWQSLFSRHAPLDALEMFRVHLDLIFGERRTT, encoded by the coding sequence ATGAAAAAGGAAGCTACCAAAAACGTCCGGAAATCGGCCCCGAAACCCGCCAATCGCCGGGCCGGGGAGACGGCATCGGCCGCTCCGGCGTTGCCCAGGCCTACCTCCAACCGCGCCGAACGCGCGGCCGAACGGCGCGGGGCCATTATCGAGGCGGCGATGGACGAGTTCATTGCGCGCGGGTTTGCGGCGACGCGGCTCGATGACGTCGCCAGGCGCGCCGGCGTCGCCAAGGGCACGATCTATCTGCACTTCAAGGACAAGGAATCGATGTTCGAGGAATTGATCCGCACCGCCATCGTGCCGATGATCACCCGTCTCTGGGGCACGCCACCTCAGCCCGGCGCGTCGGTACGCGACATGGTGGAGGCGTTTGCCAAAACCTTCATCGAGGAGGTGGCGACCACGCGGCGCGGCGACCTCGTGCGGCTGATCGTCGCCGAAGGCCCGCGATTTCCTGAAGTGGCCGACTTCTATTACCGCGAGGTGGTGTCGCGCGGCCTCGCCGGCATGCGCGCGCTGATCGAACTCGGCATCGCGCGCGGCGAGATCAAACAGAAAAACCTGGCGCGGTTTCCGCAAATCATGGTGGCCCCGGCGCTGATCGCCGTGATCTGGCAGAGCCTTTTCAGCAGACATGCGCCACTGGACGCCCTCGAAATGTTTCGGGTGCATCTCGATCTGATTTTTGGCGAACGGAGGACGACATGA
- a CDS encoding HlyD family secretion protein: protein MTSSRMTAILAALALAAVLTGCKERKDPGFQGWVEADMIFVSPDESGRVTKLNVREGDEVKPGMQLYSVDDDLQQADLNQNKATLANAQQTFDRASSLSKTGSGTQANLDSATSALRVAEARVNTSQTRLARRGGFAPVGGTIQQIYFREGEMVPAQRPVLSIMPPGNMKLRFFVPETELPKLAIGDDVKVTCDNCAADLTAKIYFIATTAEYTPPVIYSLDERNKLVYLIQARPSRADVLRVGQPISVFLNPQTPVAEKR from the coding sequence ATGACCTCGTCGCGAATGACGGCAATTCTGGCCGCGCTGGCGCTCGCCGCCGTGCTCACGGGCTGCAAGGAGCGCAAGGATCCCGGCTTTCAGGGCTGGGTCGAGGCCGACATGATCTTCGTCAGCCCGGACGAAAGCGGGCGCGTGACCAAGCTCAACGTGCGCGAGGGCGACGAGGTCAAGCCCGGCATGCAGCTCTATTCAGTCGACGACGATCTGCAGCAGGCGGACCTCAATCAGAACAAGGCCACGCTCGCCAATGCACAGCAGACCTTCGATCGCGCGTCGTCGTTGAGCAAGACAGGTTCCGGCACGCAGGCCAACCTGGATTCGGCGACCTCGGCGTTGCGCGTGGCCGAAGCGCGCGTCAACACCTCGCAGACCCGGCTGGCGCGGCGCGGCGGCTTTGCGCCGGTCGGCGGCACCATCCAGCAGATCTATTTCCGCGAAGGCGAAATGGTGCCGGCGCAGCGGCCGGTATTGTCGATCATGCCGCCCGGCAACATGAAGCTGCGCTTCTTCGTGCCGGAGACGGAACTGCCGAAGCTTGCGATCGGTGACGATGTGAAGGTGACCTGCGACAATTGCGCGGCCGACCTGACGGCGAAGATCTATTTCATCGCGACCACGGCCGAATACACCCCGCCGGTGATCTACAGCCTCGATGAGCGCAACAAGCTGGTCTATTTGATCCAAGCGCGGCCGAGCCGGGCTGATGTGCTGCGCGTCGGCCAGCCGATCAGTGTATTCCTTAATCCCCAAACACCGGTGGCGGAAAAGCGATGA
- a CDS encoding ABC transporter ATP-binding protein encodes MSAAPTSAPDIAINVEGLSKSFGGREVVHDLSMQVKRGSIYGFLGPNGSGKTTTIRMLCGLLTPDAGEGTCLGYDIRRDADKIKRQVGYMTQRFSLYQDLSVRENLEFVARLYGLRDARGAARDMIQRIGLNGRGEQLAGELSGGWKQRLALGACTLPNPRLLLLDEPTAGVDPKARRDFWNEIHALAADGLTVLVSTHYMDEAERCHEIAYIAYGHLLAHGTVDEVIAKSELSTWTVSGDDLNGLAAELAGKPGVDMVAPFGTSLHVSGRDKSALEATIAPYRDHRGWQWQDSEPSLEDVFIDLMNRSKDNFQ; translated from the coding sequence ATGAGCGCAGCGCCAACCTCAGCGCCAGACATCGCCATCAACGTCGAAGGCCTGTCAAAATCGTTCGGCGGCCGCGAGGTCGTGCATGACCTCTCGATGCAGGTGAAGCGCGGCTCGATCTATGGCTTCCTTGGGCCCAACGGCTCCGGCAAGACCACCACCATCCGCATGCTGTGCGGGTTGCTGACGCCGGATGCCGGCGAGGGCACCTGCCTCGGCTACGACATCCGCCGCGACGCCGACAAGATCAAGCGCCAGGTCGGCTACATGACGCAGCGCTTCAGCCTGTACCAGGATCTCTCGGTGCGCGAGAACCTCGAATTCGTCGCGCGGCTTTACGGCCTGCGCGATGCGCGCGGCGCCGCACGCGACATGATCCAGCGCATCGGGCTGAACGGCCGCGGGGAGCAGCTTGCCGGCGAGCTTTCGGGCGGCTGGAAGCAGCGGCTGGCGCTCGGCGCCTGCACGCTGCCAAATCCGCGATTGCTGCTGCTGGACGAGCCGACCGCCGGCGTCGATCCCAAGGCGCGGCGCGATTTCTGGAACGAGATCCACGCGCTCGCCGCCGACGGCCTGACGGTGCTGGTCTCGACCCATTACATGGACGAGGCCGAGCGCTGTCACGAGATCGCTTATATCGCCTATGGCCACCTCTTGGCGCACGGCACGGTGGACGAGGTGATCGCGAAATCGGAATTGTCGACCTGGACGGTTTCCGGCGACGACCTCAACGGGCTTGCGGCAGAGCTTGCCGGCAAGCCCGGCGTCGACATGGTGGCGCCGTTCGGCACCAGCCTGCACGTCTCGGGGCGCGATAAATCCGCGCTCGAGGCGACCATCGCGCCTTACCGGGACCACCGGGGATGGCAGTGGCAGGATAGCGAGCCGTCGCTGGAAGACGTGTTCATCGACCTCATGAACCGCTCAAAGGACAATTTCCAATGA
- a CDS encoding ABC transporter permease, whose product MSATEATNQNRDVPEPAFGFWRRSYAMLVKEFIQLRRDRVSFAMIVMIPVMQLLLFGYAINTTPRHLPTAVLIQEDSDLARSVLKAMENTSYFRFTREVHSVAEFDDLLQSGKVLFGVEIPRGFERAVRRGDKPALLVAADATDPVAAGSALGSLGALVQTALAHDLHIGDPPEMPFEIRAHARYNPAAESRLNIVPGLVGTILTMTMLIFTALSVTREIERGTMESLLSMPIKPVEVMFGKIIPYVIVGFIQASLIVSIGVLLFGVPILGSVALLAALTTLFITTNLSIGYTFSTIVQNQLQAMQMSMMFFLPSILLSGFMFPFAGMPVWAQYLGEGLPLTHYIRIVRAIMLKGAAPSNLQYDTIALIALMLIAMTIAVTRFRRTLD is encoded by the coding sequence ATGAGTGCAACCGAAGCGACCAATCAGAATCGTGACGTCCCGGAGCCGGCTTTCGGCTTCTGGCGGCGCAGCTATGCGATGCTGGTCAAGGAATTCATCCAGCTCCGCCGCGACCGCGTCTCGTTCGCGATGATCGTGATGATCCCGGTGATGCAGCTATTGCTGTTCGGCTATGCCATCAACACGACGCCGCGCCATCTGCCGACGGCGGTATTGATCCAGGAGGACAGCGATCTGGCGCGCTCGGTGCTGAAGGCGATGGAGAATACCAGCTACTTCCGCTTCACCCGCGAAGTGCACAGCGTCGCCGAATTCGACGATCTCCTGCAGTCCGGCAAGGTGCTGTTCGGGGTGGAGATTCCGCGCGGCTTTGAACGCGCGGTGCGGCGCGGCGACAAGCCGGCGCTGCTTGTCGCAGCGGACGCCACCGATCCGGTCGCTGCGGGCTCTGCACTTGGCTCCCTCGGCGCCCTGGTGCAGACCGCGCTCGCCCACGACCTCCACATCGGCGATCCGCCCGAGATGCCGTTCGAGATCAGGGCGCATGCCCGCTACAACCCGGCGGCCGAGTCGCGGCTCAACATAGTGCCGGGCCTCGTCGGCACTATCCTGACCATGACCATGCTGATCTTCACCGCGTTGTCGGTGACGCGCGAGATCGAACGCGGCACCATGGAGAGCCTGCTGTCGATGCCGATCAAGCCGGTGGAGGTGATGTTCGGCAAGATCATTCCCTATGTGATCGTTGGCTTCATCCAGGCCTCGCTGATCGTCAGCATCGGGGTCCTGCTGTTCGGGGTGCCGATCCTCGGCAGCGTGGCGCTGCTGGCGGCGCTGACGACGCTTTTCATCACCACCAATTTGTCGATCGGCTACACCTTCTCCACCATCGTGCAGAACCAGTTGCAGGCGATGCAGATGTCGATGATGTTCTTCCTGCCCAGCATTCTGTTGTCCGGATTCATGTTTCCATTCGCGGGCATGCCGGTATGGGCGCAATATCTCGGCGAGGGGCTGCCGCTGACCCATTACATCCGCATCGTCCGCGCCATCATGCTGAAGGGCGCCGCGCCTTCCAACCTGCAATACGATACGATTGCACTCATTGCACTGATGCTGATTGCGATGACGATCGCCGTGACGCGCTTCCGTCGCACGCTGGATTGA